A DNA window from Candidatus Aegiribacteria sp. contains the following coding sequences:
- a CDS encoding type II toxin-antitoxin system Phd/YefM family antitoxin, producing MPETISTADARMNFSDIINKVAYGNEPIVLTRRGKSIAALVSIAELELLQRIEDHLDIEDANAALAEPGENISAEEVWKSLGF from the coding sequence ATGCCTGAAACTATTTCGACTGCTGATGCAAGAATGAATTTTTCAGATATCATCAACAAGGTTGCTTACGGTAATGAACCAATCGTATTGACTCGAAGAGGTAAGAGCATCGCTGCACTTGTTTCCATTGCTGAACTTGAACTGCTTCAAAGGATTGAAGATCATCTGGATATTGAAGATGCTAACGCAGCTTTAGCTGAGCCTGGCGAGAATATTTCAGCTGAAGAAGTGTGGAAATCCCTGGGTTTCTGA